One window of the Streptomyces sp. NBC_00259 genome contains the following:
- a CDS encoding bile acid:sodium symporter family protein: MSRRTPLRPPSWLPVDAYILALLATVLLAALLPASGAAATVTDGAATGAVALLFFLYGARLSTREAMDGLRHWRLHLTVLAATFVLFPLLGLAAGGLVPAVLTPPLYGGLLFLCLVPSTIQSSIAFTSMARGNVPAAICAGSFSSLAGILLTPLLAALLLGQGAGGFSADSLLKIVLQLLVPFLSGQLLRRWIGGFLGRHRRLLGYVDRGSILLVVYTAFSEGMIAGIWHQVTPVRLGALLLVEAVLLAVMLSLTWYASKRLGFVRADRIAIQFAGSKKSLAAGLPMASVLFGAQASLAVLPLMLFHQMQLMVCAVIAKRRANDPQPMAPAPERTPARASAR; encoded by the coding sequence ATGAGCCGCCGCACCCCCCTTCGACCGCCGTCCTGGCTGCCGGTCGACGCCTACATCCTCGCGCTGCTCGCCACCGTGCTCCTCGCGGCGCTGCTCCCCGCGTCCGGAGCGGCGGCCACGGTCACCGACGGAGCCGCCACCGGGGCGGTCGCGCTGCTCTTCTTCCTCTACGGCGCGCGGCTGTCGACCCGCGAGGCGATGGACGGACTGCGGCACTGGCGACTGCATCTGACCGTGCTGGCCGCCACGTTCGTCCTCTTCCCGCTGCTCGGACTGGCGGCCGGGGGACTGGTCCCCGCCGTCCTCACCCCGCCGCTGTACGGCGGACTCCTCTTCCTGTGCCTCGTGCCGTCCACCATCCAGTCGTCGATCGCGTTCACCTCGATGGCCCGCGGCAACGTGCCCGCGGCGATCTGCGCCGGCTCCTTCTCCAGCCTCGCCGGGATCCTCCTCACCCCCCTGCTGGCCGCGCTGCTCCTCGGGCAGGGTGCCGGCGGCTTCTCGGCGGACTCCCTGCTGAAGATCGTGCTCCAGCTGCTGGTGCCGTTCCTGTCGGGACAGCTGCTGCGCCGCTGGATCGGCGGCTTCCTCGGCCGGCACAGGAGGCTCCTCGGATACGTCGACCGCGGCTCGATCCTGCTCGTCGTCTACACCGCCTTCAGCGAAGGCATGATCGCCGGCATCTGGCACCAGGTCACCCCCGTGCGGCTGGGCGCGCTGCTCCTCGTGGAGGCGGTGCTCCTGGCCGTGATGCTCAGCCTGACCTGGTACGCGTCCAAGCGGCTCGGCTTCGTACGCGCCGACCGGATCGCGATCCAGTTCGCCGGCTCCAAGAAGAGCCTGGCGGCCGGGCTGCCGATGGCGAGCGTCCTCTTCGGCGCGCAGGCGAGCCTCGCCGTGCTGCCGTTGATGCTCTTCCACCAGATGCAGTTGATGGTGTGCGCCGTCATCGCCAAACGGCGGGCGAACGACCCGCAGCCGATGGCGCCCGCGCCGGAACGGACACCGGCGCGCGCCTCCGCCCGCTGA
- a CDS encoding ABC transporter ATP-binding protein has translation MTAYVLETDAVGVRFGGVRALHGVGIGLRPGEICGLIGPNGAGKTTLFDVLSGIRRADEGRILLEGADITRRSPVWRARHGVRRTFQRQQLFGQLTVRDHLLVAQEWRRGSGPARRERAATVLRECGLDALAQTYAGGLPVGQGRMVELARALADPPRVLLLDEPASGMPAGERDRLAAVVRRLAAEQNCAVLLVEHNVTFVMELCTRVVVLDLGEVLAEGTPAEVRADPRVRDAYLGTPSPGRTPTAAPPAAGT, from the coding sequence ATGACGGCGTACGTACTGGAGACGGACGCGGTGGGGGTGCGGTTCGGCGGGGTACGGGCGCTGCACGGCGTCGGCATCGGTCTGCGGCCCGGCGAGATCTGCGGGCTGATCGGGCCCAACGGGGCGGGAAAGACGACCCTGTTCGACGTGCTGTCCGGGATCCGCCGCGCCGACGAGGGCCGGATCCTGCTGGAGGGGGCGGACATCACGCGCCGCTCCCCCGTCTGGCGGGCCCGTCACGGAGTGCGCCGTACGTTCCAGCGGCAGCAGCTCTTCGGGCAGTTGACGGTCAGGGACCATCTCCTCGTCGCCCAGGAATGGCGGCGGGGCTCCGGCCCCGCCCGCCGCGAACGCGCCGCCACCGTGCTGCGCGAGTGCGGTCTGGACGCGCTCGCGCAGACGTACGCGGGCGGGCTCCCGGTCGGCCAGGGCCGCATGGTGGAGCTGGCCAGGGCGCTCGCCGACCCGCCTCGTGTGCTGCTGCTCGACGAGCCCGCCTCCGGTATGCCGGCCGGGGAACGCGACCGGCTCGCCGCGGTCGTCCGGCGCCTCGCCGCCGAGCAGAACTGCGCGGTGCTGCTCGTCGAGCACAATGTCACCTTCGTGATGGAGCTGTGCACGCGCGTCGTCGTCCTGGATCTGGGCGAGGTCCTCGCGGAGGGCACCCCGGCCGAGGTCCGCGCCGACCCGCGGGTCCGGGACGCCTATCTGGGCACGCCGTCCCCCGGCCGGACACCCACCGCGGCGCCCCCGGCCGCCGGTACCTGA
- a CDS encoding LysR substrate-binding domain-containing protein, translating to MGSVYDPAQLRTFLAVAQTLSFTQAARRLGVRQSTVSQHVRRLEEAAGRQLFTRDTHSVQLTEDGEAMLGFARTILEAHERAAAFFTGTRLRGRLRFGASEDFVLTRLPEILESFRRDHPEVDLELTVELSGTLHEQLEAGRLDLVLAKRRTRGAQGAPGELVWQDALIWIGAPQLRLDPDRPVPLIVFPPPGITRARALEVLEAHGRAWRIACTSTSLSALVAAARAGLGVMAHTRGLIPPGLVPVPARVGLPELGDVDFVLLHGHRAGAPHGTQEAADALAAAILAGGDRLHRPAGGPH from the coding sequence ATGGGTTCCGTGTACGACCCGGCCCAGCTGCGCACCTTCCTCGCCGTGGCCCAGACGCTGAGCTTCACGCAGGCGGCCCGGCGGCTCGGCGTGCGCCAGTCGACGGTGAGCCAGCATGTGCGGCGGCTCGAGGAGGCGGCGGGCCGCCAGCTCTTCACCCGGGACACGCACAGCGTGCAGCTCACCGAGGACGGCGAGGCGATGCTCGGCTTCGCGCGGACGATCCTGGAGGCGCACGAGCGGGCGGCGGCGTTCTTCACCGGGACGCGACTGCGCGGCCGGCTGCGCTTCGGCGCGTCCGAGGACTTCGTGCTCACCCGGCTGCCGGAGATCCTCGAGTCGTTCCGCCGCGACCATCCCGAGGTCGATCTGGAGCTGACCGTCGAGCTCTCGGGCACGCTGCACGAGCAGCTGGAGGCGGGCCGGCTCGACCTCGTCCTCGCCAAGCGCCGCACGCGCGGCGCTCAGGGCGCGCCCGGCGAACTGGTCTGGCAGGACGCGCTGATCTGGATCGGCGCCCCGCAGCTGAGGCTGGACCCGGACCGCCCGGTCCCGCTGATCGTCTTCCCTCCGCCCGGGATCACCCGGGCCCGCGCGCTGGAGGTCCTCGAGGCACACGGGCGGGCCTGGCGCATCGCCTGCACGAGCACGAGCCTGAGCGCACTGGTCGCGGCGGCGCGGGCGGGCCTGGGGGTGATGGCCCATACGCGCGGGCTGATCCCGCCGGGTCTGGTGCCGGTTCCGGCCCGCGTCGGCCTGCCGGAGCTGGGCGACGTGGACTTCGTTCTGCTCCACGGCCATCGTGCTGGCGCCCCGCACGGCACCCAGGAGGCCGCGGACGCGCTGGCCGCCGCGATCCTGGCGGGCGGCGACCGGCTGCACCGGCCGGCGGGCGGCCCGCACTGA
- a CDS encoding aldo/keto reductase encodes MSKVPSITLNNGVSMPQLGYGVWQVPDDEAAKAVGTALEAGYRSIDTAAIYDNEKGTGQAVAASGIPREELFLTTKLWNTEQGYDSTLRAFDASLARLGLDYVDLYLIHWPLPAKDAFVDTYKAFETILADGRAKAIGVSNFLPAHLERLFGETSVVPAANQIELHPQLQQAESRAFHAKHGIATEAWSPLGQGRGLLEVPTIVAIAQKHGKTPAQAVLRWHLQLGNVVIPKSVTPSRIQENIDVFDFELDADDLAAFGALEEGRRLGPDPATFSLGV; translated from the coding sequence GTGAGCAAGGTCCCCTCCATCACCCTCAACAACGGTGTCTCCATGCCGCAGCTCGGCTACGGCGTGTGGCAGGTGCCGGACGACGAGGCGGCGAAGGCCGTCGGTACGGCCCTGGAGGCCGGTTACCGCAGCATCGACACCGCAGCCATCTACGACAACGAGAAGGGAACCGGCCAGGCCGTCGCCGCCTCCGGTATCCCCCGTGAGGAGCTCTTCCTCACCACCAAGCTCTGGAACACCGAGCAGGGCTACGACTCGACGCTCCGCGCCTTCGACGCCTCGCTCGCCAGGCTGGGCCTCGATTACGTCGACCTGTACCTGATCCACTGGCCGCTTCCGGCCAAGGACGCGTTCGTGGACACGTACAAGGCGTTCGAGACCATCCTCGCCGACGGCCGCGCCAAGGCGATCGGCGTGTCCAACTTCCTTCCCGCGCACCTGGAGCGGCTGTTCGGCGAGACCTCGGTCGTGCCGGCCGCGAACCAGATCGAGCTCCACCCGCAGCTCCAGCAGGCCGAGTCGCGGGCGTTCCACGCCAAGCACGGCATCGCCACCGAGGCGTGGTCCCCGCTCGGCCAGGGCCGCGGGCTGCTGGAGGTCCCGACGATCGTCGCGATCGCGCAGAAGCACGGGAAGACCCCGGCGCAGGCCGTGCTCCGCTGGCATCTGCAGCTGGGCAACGTCGTGATCCCCAAGTCCGTGACCCCGTCCCGGATCCAGGAGAACATCGACGTCTTCGACTTCGAGCTGGACGCCGACGATCTGGCGGCGTTCGGCGCCCTGGAAGAGGGCCGGCGCCTCGGACCGGACCCGGCGACGTTCTCGCTGGGCGTCTGA
- a CDS encoding ABC transporter permease subunit yields the protein MGDLLGFVLSGLVSGALYALLATGLVLSYSASGLFNFAHGATAYLCALAFYELHSGFGWPAVPTALLLVFVVAPGIGWGLDVLMFRGLARAGETAQIVATIGLLVALPAAGLWVVELLADAGAPVLPAENQYGLPGVGPSPAVSWQPVDGVGVDSDQLITWTITAVTAAGLWVLMRHTRLGLRLRAAVDHRELVELRGISADRLSSVAWMLSSALAGLAGVLATPLLGLSAHDYTLFLFVSATAAVLGRFASVPLAFAGGLALGVLQNLVAGYASFAERITGFRTAVPFLILFAGLLVMARRRRAAGTAASDAAPADYLAGRSWGRRWGVWLGAAVLLAAAFYTVTTPFWSGVLAQGLAISLVFVSFTVVTGLGAMVSLAQATFVTGAALVAGLLMSHGWPFAAAALVGTCGAAVLGAVVALPALRLGGRSLALATLALAFLADQVLFQFGPLRNGDTGWEIPRPVLGPVDLTDDRALGVALVVLVTVAVAGLSALRDSPTGRAMLAVRSAPAAALASGVSVVRTKLLLFTLSAGLAGFGGVMYASYNTRVTATDFTAMTGLVWLAVVVAAGVRRPQFAVVAGLVFALMPHLLAQYVTESSHLPVILFGLAGLALANDPDGYCAAIPTRLHARRAARRSSPGVGKAAEREQRPAVRGDSGTDTGVGARTGSEYLTGAGTGYLTGETVGTDGTDGPRERAETALELRGVYAGYGEASVLRGVDLAVRGGEILAVLGPNGAGKSTACRVAAGVLAVERGEVRVGGREATSDRAVRRARRGVLLAPEGRGIFPGLTIEENLALRPADRAAREAVYERFPHLAARRGVHAGSLSGGEQQLLALAPLLQRPPAVLIADEPSLGLAPRVAEEVFLLLTELRAAGTALLLVEEKAAEVLGIADTVAYLAQGRVGWCGPRADVDAERLTEAYLGLGEGVR from the coding sequence GTGGGTGATCTGCTGGGGTTCGTCCTGAGCGGACTGGTCTCGGGGGCGCTGTACGCGCTGCTGGCGACGGGTCTCGTGCTGTCGTACTCCGCCTCCGGGCTGTTCAACTTCGCCCACGGCGCGACGGCCTATCTGTGCGCGCTCGCCTTCTACGAGCTGCACTCCGGCTTCGGATGGCCCGCCGTGCCGACCGCGCTGCTGCTGGTGTTCGTCGTGGCGCCCGGCATCGGCTGGGGCCTCGACGTGCTGATGTTCCGGGGGCTCGCGCGGGCCGGGGAGACGGCGCAGATCGTCGCCACAATCGGGCTGCTGGTCGCGCTGCCCGCGGCGGGGCTGTGGGTGGTGGAACTGCTGGCGGACGCCGGCGCCCCGGTGCTGCCCGCGGAGAACCAGTACGGGCTGCCGGGCGTCGGGCCGAGCCCGGCGGTGTCCTGGCAGCCGGTGGACGGGGTCGGCGTCGACTCCGACCAGCTGATCACCTGGACCATCACGGCGGTGACGGCGGCCGGGCTGTGGGTGCTGATGCGGCACACCCGGCTCGGGCTGCGGCTGCGGGCCGCCGTCGACCACCGTGAACTGGTGGAGCTGCGCGGCATCAGCGCGGACCGGCTGTCGTCGGTCGCCTGGATGCTGTCGTCGGCTCTCGCGGGGCTCGCCGGGGTGCTGGCCACCCCGCTGCTGGGCCTGTCCGCGCACGACTACACCCTCTTCCTCTTCGTCTCGGCGACGGCGGCGGTACTGGGGCGCTTCGCGTCGGTGCCACTGGCGTTCGCGGGCGGGCTGGCGCTCGGGGTGCTGCAGAACCTCGTCGCCGGATACGCGTCGTTCGCGGAGCGGATCACGGGATTCCGCACGGCCGTACCGTTCCTGATCCTCTTCGCGGGGCTGCTGGTGATGGCGCGGCGCCGCCGGGCCGCGGGGACGGCGGCCTCGGACGCGGCACCGGCCGACTATCTCGCCGGGCGATCGTGGGGGCGGCGGTGGGGGGTGTGGCTGGGCGCGGCGGTGCTGCTGGCGGCCGCCTTCTACACGGTGACGACCCCGTTCTGGAGCGGCGTCCTGGCGCAGGGGCTGGCGATCTCGCTGGTGTTCGTGTCGTTCACGGTGGTGACGGGACTCGGCGCGATGGTGTCGCTCGCGCAGGCCACGTTCGTCACGGGGGCGGCGCTGGTGGCGGGACTGCTGATGAGCCACGGCTGGCCGTTCGCGGCGGCGGCCTTGGTGGGGACGTGCGGGGCGGCGGTGCTGGGCGCGGTCGTCGCCCTGCCCGCGCTCCGGCTGGGCGGGCGGTCCCTGGCGCTCGCCACGCTGGCGCTGGCCTTCCTGGCGGACCAGGTGCTGTTCCAGTTCGGCCCGCTGCGCAACGGCGACACCGGCTGGGAGATCCCCCGTCCCGTCCTCGGTCCCGTGGACCTGACCGACGACCGTGCGCTGGGCGTGGCACTGGTGGTGCTGGTGACGGTCGCGGTGGCCGGGCTCAGCGCCCTGCGCGACTCCCCCACGGGGCGGGCGATGCTGGCGGTACGGTCCGCCCCGGCGGCTGCGCTGGCGTCGGGCGTGTCCGTCGTCCGTACGAAACTGCTGCTGTTCACGCTGTCGGCGGGGCTCGCGGGCTTCGGCGGCGTGATGTACGCGTCGTACAACACCCGTGTCACGGCGACCGACTTCACCGCGATGACGGGGCTGGTGTGGCTGGCGGTGGTGGTCGCCGCAGGGGTGCGCAGGCCCCAGTTCGCGGTGGTGGCGGGACTGGTGTTCGCGCTGATGCCGCATCTGCTGGCGCAGTACGTGACGGAGTCCTCGCACCTTCCGGTGATCCTGTTCGGGCTGGCGGGACTGGCGCTGGCGAACGACCCCGACGGCTACTGCGCGGCGATCCCGACACGCCTGCACGCCCGCAGGGCCGCGCGCCGCTCATCCCCCGGGGTGGGCAAAGCAGCCGAGCGGGAGCAACGCCCAGCAGTTCGGGGCGACTCCGGCACGGACACGGGCGTGGGCGCCCGCACCGGCAGCGAGTACCTCACCGGCGCCGGCACCGGGTACCTCACGGGCGAAACCGTCGGCACCGACGGCACCGACGGACCGCGGGAACGGGCGGAGACCGCACTGGAGTTGCGCGGTGTGTACGCCGGTTACGGGGAGGCTTCCGTCCTGCGCGGTGTGGATCTGGCCGTCCGCGGCGGGGAGATACTCGCCGTGCTCGGGCCCAACGGGGCCGGGAAGTCCACCGCGTGCCGCGTCGCCGCCGGTGTGCTCGCCGTGGAGCGTGGAGAGGTCCGCGTCGGCGGGCGGGAGGCGACCTCGGACCGGGCCGTGCGGCGGGCGCGGCGGGGTGTGCTCCTCGCCCCGGAGGGGCGCGGGATCTTCCCGGGGCTCACCATCGAGGAGAATCTCGCGCTGCGGCCGGCGGACAGGGCCGCCCGGGAAGCCGTGTACGAGCGCTTCCCCCACCTCGCCGCCCGCCGCGGCGTCCACGCCGGCTCACTGTCCGGGGGTGAGCAGCAGTTGCTCGCCCTCGCCCCGCTCCTGCAGCGCCCGCCCGCCGTCCTGATCGCCGACGAGCCGTCGCTCGGACTCGCTCCGCGCGTCGCCGAGGAGGTCTTCCTGCTGCTGACCGAGCTCCGCGCGGCGGGCACCGCGCTGCTGCTGGTGGAGGAGAAGGCCGCCGAGGTGCTGGGGATCGCCGACACCGTGGCGTATCTCGCGCAGGGCCGGGTCGGCTGGTGCGGCCCGCGCGCCGATGTCGACGCGGAGCGGCTCACCGAGGCGTACCTGGGCCTCGGGGAAGGGGTCCGGTGA
- a CDS encoding LysR family transcriptional regulator — protein MFDSRYIRTFHEVVRTGSYSAAARTLGYTQPAVSQQMKALERDLGTPLFTRVGRGIRLTEAGEALTRHTEVILDSLTAAQQQIDAIARLRAGRVRVCAFPSAGATLIPEAMAMLAAEHPGIRVELTESEPPESLRLVAEGACDISLAFSYPGQSAEIPGELSEVRLLEDPLTVLLPTGHPLARRRSVRLADLAHERWIAGCLRCRANFLHACAEEGFTPDIACTTDDNLVMQSLVAAGVGIAMVPQLVLSFLCHQKVTGRIVEPHTRRRVHAYALRDHLRIPATALVLDRLVAVAERKIGC, from the coding sequence GTGTTCGACTCCCGGTACATCAGGACTTTCCATGAGGTGGTCAGGACCGGCTCGTACTCGGCGGCCGCCCGGACGCTGGGCTACACCCAGCCGGCGGTCAGCCAGCAGATGAAGGCGCTGGAGCGGGACCTCGGCACACCGCTGTTCACCAGGGTCGGCCGGGGCATCCGGCTCACCGAGGCCGGGGAGGCGCTGACCCGGCACACCGAGGTGATCCTCGACAGCCTGACCGCGGCGCAGCAGCAGATCGACGCGATAGCCAGGCTCCGCGCGGGGCGGGTGCGGGTGTGCGCGTTCCCCAGCGCCGGGGCGACCCTCATCCCGGAGGCGATGGCCATGCTCGCCGCCGAACACCCGGGGATACGTGTCGAGTTGACCGAGAGCGAGCCGCCGGAGTCGCTGCGGCTGGTGGCCGAGGGCGCGTGCGACATCTCCCTGGCCTTCAGTTATCCGGGCCAGTCGGCGGAGATTCCCGGTGAGCTGTCGGAGGTCAGGCTGCTGGAGGACCCGCTGACGGTCCTGCTCCCCACCGGGCATCCGCTGGCCCGCCGCCGCTCGGTGCGCCTGGCCGATCTGGCCCACGAGCGGTGGATCGCGGGCTGTCTGCGCTGTCGTGCCAACTTCCTGCACGCCTGCGCCGAGGAGGGGTTCACCCCCGACATCGCGTGCACCACGGACGACAACCTGGTGATGCAGAGTCTGGTGGCGGCGGGGGTGGGGATCGCGATGGTGCCGCAGCTGGTGCTGTCGTTCCTCTGCCACCAGAAGGTCACGGGCCGGATCGTGGAGCCGCACACCCGCCGCCGGGTCCACGCGTACGCTCTGCGCGACCATCTCCGTATCCCCGCCACGGCCCTGGTGCTGGACCGGCTCGTGGCGGTGGCCGAGCGCAAGATCGGCTGCTGA
- a CDS encoding RICIN domain-containing protein yields the protein MSRSRTPAAPFREGRYLVRNAGSGLLLEVYNGAKGSGANVQQGRETGTPAQQWDVTHAGGGLYHLINVNSGKRLDVANASTENGANVQQWKANNYGAQEWLIEQHLDAPGTVTLISHISGLLLETEGGSGDDGANVRQWEDTDSPFQWWRPEPVTG from the coding sequence ATGAGCAGGTCCCGCACCCCCGCAGCGCCCTTCCGGGAAGGCCGCTACCTCGTACGCAACGCCGGCAGCGGACTGCTCCTGGAGGTGTACAACGGCGCCAAGGGCAGCGGTGCCAATGTGCAGCAGGGCCGGGAGACCGGGACACCGGCACAGCAGTGGGACGTCACGCACGCAGGCGGCGGCCTCTATCACCTCATCAACGTGAACAGCGGCAAGCGGCTCGACGTCGCCAACGCCTCCACCGAGAACGGCGCCAACGTCCAGCAGTGGAAGGCGAACAACTACGGCGCTCAGGAGTGGCTGATCGAGCAGCACCTCGACGCCCCCGGGACCGTGACGCTCATCAGCCATATCAGCGGGCTGCTGCTGGAGACCGAGGGCGGCTCCGGAGACGACGGTGCGAACGTGCGGCAGTGGGAGGACACCGACTCGCCGTTCCAGTGGTGGCGGCCGGAACCGGTCACCGGGTGA
- a CDS encoding AMP-dependent synthetase/ligase, which produces MASAPLVGGLADAVFDHAQTDPERVALGRKDDDGQWHDMTSADFRDEVLALAKGLLAQGVRFGDRVAIMCRTRYEWTLFDFALWAVGAQSVPIYPTSSAEQVLWMLHDAEVSACMVEHEDHAMTIGSVIDRLPQLKRLWQLDKGAVDELFEAGAHIEDDVVHRHRRAVTPESIATVIYTSGTTGRPKGCVITHANFMYETDTLIGRWEPVFHSKPGDEAATLLFLPLAHVFGRMVEVAAILGRVKMGHQPVLQASALISDLASFRPTFILAVPYIFEKVFNAARRKAEAAGKTGPFDKAVEVAVRYAEAMEHRAFGLGPGPSASLRLQHQFFEKVVYQKVREAMGGRVRHAMSGGSAMDRRLGLFFEGAGVTVFEGYGLTESTAAATANPPERTKYGTVGQPIPGTTVHIAEDGEVWLHGPQLFSGYLNDPKSTDAVLNDGWLSTGDLGALDEDGYLTITGRKKEILVTSGGKSVSPIGLEERVRAHPLVAQCIVVGNDRPYIAALVTVDHEAVEHWLAMRNRAPMKPAELVRDPDLEMEVRRAVVAANTLVSKAESIRTFRILAHPFSEEHGLLTPSLKLKRKAIETAYANEVDALYH; this is translated from the coding sequence TTGGCGTCGGCCCCCCTTGTCGGCGGACTGGCGGATGCCGTGTTCGACCACGCCCAGACCGACCCCGAACGGGTCGCGCTCGGCCGCAAGGACGACGACGGCCAGTGGCACGACATGACGTCCGCCGACTTCCGCGACGAGGTGCTCGCCCTCGCGAAGGGACTGCTCGCCCAGGGCGTGCGGTTCGGCGACCGGGTCGCGATCATGTGCCGCACCCGCTACGAGTGGACGCTCTTCGACTTCGCCCTGTGGGCGGTGGGCGCGCAGTCCGTTCCCATCTACCCCACGTCCTCGGCCGAGCAGGTCCTGTGGATGCTGCACGACGCCGAGGTGTCCGCCTGCATGGTCGAGCACGAGGACCACGCGATGACCATCGGCTCGGTCATCGACCGGCTGCCGCAGCTCAAGCGGCTGTGGCAGCTCGACAAGGGCGCGGTCGACGAACTCTTCGAGGCGGGCGCGCACATCGAGGACGACGTGGTGCACCGGCACCGGCGGGCGGTGACCCCGGAGTCCATCGCCACGGTGATCTACACCTCGGGGACGACCGGCCGGCCCAAGGGCTGTGTGATCACCCACGCCAACTTCATGTACGAGACCGACACGCTCATCGGACGCTGGGAGCCGGTCTTCCACTCCAAGCCGGGCGACGAGGCCGCGACGCTGCTGTTCCTGCCGCTCGCGCACGTCTTCGGGCGGATGGTGGAGGTCGCGGCGATCCTGGGCCGGGTCAAGATGGGGCATCAGCCCGTGCTGCAGGCCAGTGCGCTGATCTCCGATCTCGCGTCCTTCCGGCCGACGTTCATCCTGGCCGTGCCGTACATCTTCGAGAAGGTCTTCAACGCAGCCCGGCGCAAGGCGGAGGCCGCGGGCAAGACGGGGCCGTTCGACAAGGCCGTCGAGGTGGCGGTGCGGTACGCGGAGGCCATGGAGCACCGGGCCTTCGGGCTCGGGCCCGGTCCGTCCGCGAGCCTGCGGCTGCAGCACCAGTTCTTCGAGAAGGTCGTCTACCAGAAGGTTCGCGAGGCCATGGGCGGCCGGGTGCGGCACGCGATGTCCGGCGGTTCGGCCATGGACCGGCGCCTCGGCCTCTTCTTCGAGGGCGCGGGCGTCACCGTCTTCGAGGGGTACGGGCTGACGGAGTCGACCGCGGCGGCGACCGCGAACCCGCCGGAGCGCACCAAGTACGGCACGGTCGGCCAGCCCATCCCGGGGACGACGGTCCACATCGCCGAGGACGGCGAGGTGTGGCTGCACGGCCCACAGCTCTTCTCCGGCTATCTGAACGACCCGAAGTCGACGGACGCCGTGCTCAACGACGGCTGGTTGTCCACCGGCGATCTGGGGGCCCTGGACGAGGACGGCTATCTGACGATCACCGGGCGGAAGAAGGAGATCCTGGTGACGTCCGGCGGCAAGAGCGTGTCGCCGATCGGTCTCGAGGAGCGGGTGCGGGCCCATCCGCTGGTGGCGCAGTGCATCGTCGTCGGCAACGACCGTCCCTACATCGCGGCGCTGGTCACCGTGGACCACGAGGCCGTCGAGCACTGGCTGGCGATGCGCAACAGGGCGCCGATGAAACCGGCCGAGCTCGTGCGTGACCCGGATCTGGAGATGGAGGTCCGCCGGGCCGTGGTGGCCGCCAACACCCTGGTGTCCAAGGCCGAGTCCATCCGTACGTTCCGGATCCTGGCGCATCCGTTCAGCGAGGAGCACGGGCTGCTGACGCCATCGCTGAAGCTGAAGCGGAAGGCGATCGAGACGGCGTACGCCAACGAGGTGGACGCGCTCTATCACTGA
- a CDS encoding ABC transporter substrate-binding protein: protein MLRPIRTVAAAAAALLLATACNSASTSGAPGGAAGATTRGVSADSVRVGGIVSMTTASGYSKKDTDLGARARYDRANAEGGVHGRRIDYLGAEDDGQDPARNLAAARTLVQQEKVFAVAPMSSVTFSGADFLEQQKVPTFGWGTLPSFCGPKHIYGFNGCLVPMPGGTLNQTWPEGLGAVLGGTKGRSVALIAADSDAGKFGIRTFTQGFTAAGFRVSYAKAVVPAASAPSDWSAYTKEILRSDGGKAPDAVVSVMQTPYNIGLFTALKRAGFKGVISDPTDYDPGLLTKEATRQALDGVHVLLQFEPFESNSPAMRQFKEDIANAAGGKDIPLNMHMVTGYMSADLFLAIAEKAGRELTVESFQKAAAAFSDTGTLVGDRAEPKGQRESFGCGALVQLRNGRYEVSSPFRCYPPVPFR from the coding sequence GTGTTGCGACCGATCCGCACCGTCGCCGCAGCCGCCGCGGCACTGCTGCTCGCCACCGCCTGCAACTCCGCCTCCACCTCCGGCGCACCGGGCGGCGCCGCCGGCGCCACGACGCGCGGAGTGAGCGCGGACTCCGTCAGGGTCGGCGGGATCGTCTCCATGACCACCGCGAGCGGCTACTCCAAGAAGGACACGGACCTCGGAGCCAGGGCCCGCTACGACCGCGCCAACGCCGAGGGCGGCGTCCACGGCCGCCGGATCGACTACCTGGGCGCCGAGGACGACGGCCAGGATCCGGCCAGGAACCTCGCCGCCGCCCGCACCCTGGTCCAGCAGGAGAAGGTCTTCGCCGTCGCGCCGATGAGCTCGGTGACGTTCTCCGGCGCCGACTTCCTGGAACAGCAGAAGGTGCCGACGTTCGGCTGGGGAACGCTGCCGTCGTTCTGCGGACCGAAGCACATCTACGGCTTCAACGGCTGCCTCGTCCCCATGCCGGGCGGCACCCTCAACCAGACCTGGCCGGAGGGCCTCGGAGCGGTGCTCGGCGGGACGAAGGGCAGGTCGGTCGCGCTGATCGCCGCCGACAGCGACGCGGGCAAGTTCGGCATCCGCACCTTCACCCAGGGTTTCACGGCGGCGGGCTTCCGGGTCTCCTACGCGAAGGCCGTCGTGCCTGCGGCGTCGGCGCCGAGCGACTGGTCCGCGTACACCAAGGAGATCCTCCGGTCCGACGGCGGCAAAGCGCCCGACGCGGTCGTCTCCGTGATGCAGACGCCGTACAACATCGGGCTGTTCACGGCGCTGAAGCGGGCCGGCTTCAAGGGGGTCATCTCGGATCCGACCGACTACGACCCGGGGCTGCTCACCAAGGAGGCGACCCGGCAGGCCCTGGACGGGGTGCACGTCCTGCTCCAGTTCGAGCCGTTCGAGTCGAACAGCCCCGCGATGCGGCAGTTCAAGGAGGACATCGCCAATGCGGCGGGCGGCAAGGACATCCCGCTCAACATGCACATGGTGACCGGCTACATGTCCGCGGACCTCTTCCTCGCCATCGCGGAGAAGGCCGGCCGGGAGCTGACCGTCGAGTCCTTCCAGAAGGCCGCGGCCGCCTTCTCCGACACCGGAACGCTCGTCGGGGACCGGGCCGAACCCAAGGGGCAGCGCGAGAGCTTCGGCTGCGGGGCGCTCGTACAGCTGAGGAACGGGCGGTACGAGGTGTCGTCGCCGTTCAGGTGCTACCCGCCCGTCCCGTTCCGGTAG